In Rosa chinensis cultivar Old Blush chromosome 1, RchiOBHm-V2, whole genome shotgun sequence, a genomic segment contains:
- the LOC112181646 gene encoding senescence-specific cysteine protease SAG39, which produces MEFTNQSKCICSLALVLMLAAWSSEATSRSLQDALAYGRYEQWIARYGRVYNDINEKEERFKIFKDNEAFVESSNKDGNKLYKLSLNQFADLTNEEFTASRNGFKGHECSTKTTTFKYENSTVPATMDWRKKGAVTPVKDQGQCGSCWAFSAVGAMEGITQLTTGKLISLSEQELVDCDVKGVDQGCAGGLMDDAFQFVIQNHGINTEANYPYTAVDGTCNAKAEAGHAATITGHEDVPANSEIALLKAVANQPISVAIDASGYDFQLYSSGVFTGTCGTELDHGVTAVGYGVSADGTKYWLVKNSWGAQWGEEGYIRMQRDVAAPGGLCGIAMEASYPTA; this is translated from the exons ATGGAGTTCACCAACCAGAGCAAATGCATCTGCAGTTTGGCATTGGTCCTCATGTTGGCGGCTTGGTCTTCGGAAGCCACTTCTCGTAGTCTCCAAGATGCATTAGCTTATGGGAGGTACGAGCAATGGATAGCTCGTTATGGACGTGTATATAATGACATCAACGAGAAGGAGGAGcgcttcaagatattcaagGACAATGAGGCATTTGTAGAATCTTCCAACAAAGATGGAAACAAACTTTACAAATTGAGTCTGAATCAATTTGCAGACCTTACAAATGAAGAGTTCACTGCCTCAAGAAATGGATTCAAGGGCCACGAATGTTCCACAAAAACCACTACTTTCAAGTATGAAAATTCCACGGTGCCGGCTACAATGGACTGGAGAAAGAAGGGAGCTGTAACTCCCGTCAAGGATCAAGGCCAATGTG GAAGTTGTTGGGCATTCTCAGCAGTGGGAGCTATGGAAGGAATCACTCAACTTACAACTGGTAAACTAATCTCTTTGTCTGAGCAAGAGCTTGTTGACTGTGATGTCAAAGGTGTAGACCAAGGCTGTGCAGGTGGCCTTATGGACGATGCCTTTCAGTTCGTCATTCAAAATCATGGTATTAATACCGAGGCTAATTATCCCTACACGGCTGTTGATGGTACATGCAATGCCAAGGCGGAAGCAGGCCATGCAGCCACGATAACTGGCCACGAAGATGTGCCTGCAAACAGTGAAATCGCCCTTCTTAAGGCCGTGGCTAATCAACCTATTTCTGTTGCCATTGATGCTAGTGGATATGACTTCCAGTTATATTCAAGTGGTGTTTTCACAGGAACATGTGGAACGGAGCTAGACCATGGTGTTACCGCTGTTGGTTATGGCGTGAGTGCTGATGGGACTAAGTACTGGTTGGTAAAGAACTCATGGGGTGCACAATGGGGTGAAGAAGGTTATATAAGAATGCAAAGAGATGTTGCTGCGCCGGGAGGCCTTTGTGGCATTGCCATGGAAGCCTCTTACCCCACTGCATAG
- the LOC112180483 gene encoding COP9 signalosome complex subunit 1, with product MDADDETSGPMIDDEIYANGGEGEDEKRNRPIISGEPLDVEAYASLYSGRTKISRLLFIADHSRGNEAVELEALRMAYDEIKKGENTQWLRDVAQRIDGRLGPEYQMDLAWCESVDRRAEQKREKLENELNAYRTNLIKESIRMGYNDFGDFHYSHGQLGDAFKNYVRTRDYCTTSKHIVHMCMCSILVSIEMGQFTHVASYVSKAEQTPEALDTITVAKLRCAAGLALLEAKKYKLAARKFLETGHELGNHYNEVIAPQDIATYGGLCALASFDRTELKNKVIDNLNFRNFLELVPEIREIINDFYSSRYASCLDYLENLKANLLLDIHLHDHLETLYDQIRNKALIQYTHPFVSVDLNMMANAFKTDVAGLEKELEALITDNQVQARIDSHNKILYARHADQRNATFQRALQTGNEFDRDVKSMLLRVNLIKHEINLKQSKKS from the exons ATGGACGCCGACGACGAGACCTCCGGACCGATGATCGACGACGAGATCTACGCCAACGGCGGCGAGGGCGAAGACGAGAAGCGCAACCGTCCCATCATCTCCGGCGAGCCGCTCGACGTGGAGGCCTACGCGAGCCTCTACAGCGGCCGCACTAAGATCTCACGGCTTCTGTTCATCGCGGACCACAGCCGGGGCAACGAGGCGGTGGAGCTGGAGGCGCTGCGGATGGCCTACGACGAAATCAAGAAGGGCGAGAACACGCAGTGGTTAAGAGACGTGGCGCAGAGGATCGATGGGAGGTTGGGGCCGGAGTATCAGATGGACTTGGCTTGGTGCGAGTCTGTGGATAGGAGAGCCGAGCAGAAAAGGGAGAAGCTTGAGAACGAGCTCAATGCTTACAGA ACAAATCTGATCAAAGAAAGCATAAGAATGGGCTACAATGATTTTGGAGATTTTCATTATTCTCATGGGCAACTGGGGGATGCTTTTAAGAACTATGTTCGTACTCGTGATTATTGTACTACATCAAAGCATATTGTTCATATGTGCATGTGTTCCATTCTGGTCAGCATAGAGATGGGTCAATTTACTCATGTCGCAAGCTATGTTAGCAAAGCAGAACAAACACCAGAAGCTCTGGACACAATTACTGTTGCAAAACTTCGCTGTGCTGCTGGATTGGCTCTCTTGGAAGCTAAGAAATACAAGCTTGCTGCTCGTAAG TTCTTGGAAACTGGGCATGAGTTAGGAAACCACTACAATGAAGTCATTGCACCTCAAGATATTGCAACGTATGGTGGGCTTTGTGCACTTGCAAGTTTTGACCGAACGGAGCTGAAG AACAAAGTTATAGACAACCTGAATTTCCGGAACTTTTTAGAATTGGTGCCTGAAATAAGGGAGATCATCAATGATTTCTACTCGAG CCGTTATGCTTCATGCTTGGACTACCTTGAGAATCTCAAAGCTAACTTGTTGCTGGACATCCATTTGCATGACCACCTTGAAACACTCTATGACCAGATCCGCAACAAGGCCCTTATACAGTACACACACCCCTTTGTGTCTGTAGATCTAAACATGATGGCCAATGCTTTCAAAACTGATGTTGCTGGGCTGGAGAAAGAACTTGAAGCTTTGATCACCGACAACCAAGTTCAG GCTCGTATAGACTCTCACAATAAAATTCTATATGCACGGCATGCGGATCAAAGGAATGCAACTTTCCAGCGGGCCCTACAGACAGGGAATGAGTTTGATCGGGATGTGAAGTCGATGCTGCTCAGGGTAAATCTTATCAAGCACGAAATCAATCTTAAGCAATCAAAGAAGTCCTGA
- the LOC112180472 gene encoding probable pectin methyltransferase QUA3, with protein sequence MGHLNLPASKRIPRNWRLLDLVSAAFFGIVILFFLLVFTPLGDSMAASGRQALLLSTNADPKQRHRLVALVEQGQHQQPIDACPADAVDHMPCEDPRRNSQLSREMNFYRERHCPPPEETPLCLIPPPDGYKIPVPWPESLEKIWHSNMPHNKIAERKGHQGWMMLDGPHFIFPGGGTMFPDGAIQYIEKLGQYIPISDGVLRTALDMGCGVASFGGYLLSKDIIAMSFAPRDSHKSQIQFALERGIPAFSLMLGTRRLPFPAFSFDLVHCSRCLIPFTAYNATYFLEVDRVLRPGGYLVISGPPVQWANQDKEWADLQGVARALCYDLIAVDGNTAVWKKPAGELCLPNQSEYGLELCDESDDANDAWYVKLKKCMSRTSSVKGEYAVGMIPKWPARLTKPPARAKLLRNGVDVFEADTRRWARRVAYYKNSLHLKLGTSAVRNIMDMNALFGGFAAALISDPVWVMNVVPSRKPSTLSVIYDRGLIGLYHDWCEPFSTYPRSYDFIHVTGIESLIKHPSTGKNRCNLVDLLVEMDRILRPEGTVVIRDSPEVIDKIGRIAHNVRWTASIHEKEPESHGREKVLVAIKNFWKLPSASN encoded by the exons ATGGGCCACCTGAACCTGCCCGCATCGAAGCGGATCCCTCGGAACTGGCGCCTCCTGGACCTGGTCTCGGCGGCCTTCTTCGGCATAGtgattctcttcttcctcctcgtcTTCACCCCCTTGGGCGACTCCATGGCCGCCTCCGGTCGCCAGGCGCTACTGCTCTCCACCAACGCCGATCCGAAGCAACGGCACCGTTTGGTGGCGCTGGTGGAGCAAGGCCAGCACCAGCAGCCCATCGACGCCTGCCCCGCCGACGCCGTCGACCACATGCCGTGCGAGGACCCCAGGCGCAACAGCCAGCTCAGCAGAGAGATGAACTTTTACAGAGAGAGGCATTGTCCTCCGCCGGAGGAGACCCCTCTCTGCTTGATCCCGCCCCCCGACGGGTACAAGATTCCGGTGCCCTGGCCTGAAAGCTTGGAAAAG ATATGGCACAGCAACATGCCACACAACAAAATTGCAGAGAGGAAAGGTCATCAGGGATGGATGATGTTGGATGGCCCGCACTTCATTTTCCCTGGTGGCGGCACCATGTTCCCTGATGGAGCTATACAATATATCGAAAAACTTGGACAGTACATCCCTATCAGTGATGGAGTTCTGCGGACTGCTCTTGATATGGGTTGTGGG GTTGCTAGTTTTGGTGGGTATCTTCTGTCCAAGGACATTATAGCAATGTCATTTGCTCCAAGAGACTCGCACAAATCACAGATTCAATTTGCCCTAGAAAGAGGAATTCCAGCATTTTCTCTCATGCTTGGCACTCGCAGACTACCTTTTCCTGCTTTCTCATTTGATTTGGTGCATTGCTCTCGGTGTTTGATCCCATTTACTGCGTACA ATGCCACATATTTCCTCGAAGTGGATCGCGTGCTTCGCCCAGGAGGATACCTAGTAATCTCTGGTCCTCCTGTACAGTGGGCTAATCAAGACAAGGAATGGGCAGATCTCCAAGGAGTTGCAAGAGCATTGTGTTATGACCTAATTGCTGTTGATGGAAACACAGCTGTCTGGAAAAAGCCTGCTGGAGAATTATGCCTCCCCAACCAAAGTGAATATGGTCTAGAATTGTGTGACGAATCAGATGACGCAAATGATGCATG GTACGTCAAGTTAAAGAAATGCATGAGTAGGACATCTTCTGTCAAGGGAGAATATGCTGTTGGGATGATTCCAAAATGGCCAGCAAGGCTGACCAAACCTCCTGCAAGGGCCAAACTCTTGAGAAATGGCGTTGATGTGTTTGAGGCTGACACTCGACGATGGGCCAGAAGAGTGGCTTACTATAAGAACTCTCTACACCTGAAGCTTGGAACTTCAGCTGTGCGTAACATCATGGACATGAATGCACTTTTTGGAGGTTTTGCTGCTGCACTGATATCTGACCCTGTGTGGGTGATGAATGTTGTTCCTTCTCGCAAGCCTTCTACTCTGTCTGTAATCTACGACCGAGGTCTCATTGGACTCTACCATGATTG GTGTGAGCCTTTCTCGACGTACCCTCGTTCTTATGATTTCATTCATGTAACCGGCATTGAATCACTCATAAAACATCCAAGTACAGGCAAAAACAG ATGTAACCTTGTGGATTTGTTGGTGGAGATGGATCGAATCTTGCGTCCTGAAGGAACGGTTGTGATTAGAGACTCTCCTGAAGTTATTGATAAAATAGGTCGCATAGCTCATAACGTAAGGTGGACTGCTAGCATACACGAGAAAGAACCAGAATCACATGGGAGAGAGAAAGTTCTTGTTGCAATCAAAAACTTTTGGAAGTTGCCTTCAGCATCCAACTGA